The following coding sequences lie in one Treponema sp. OMZ 790 genomic window:
- a CDS encoding PTS transporter subunit IIC has protein sequence MNHSFKAFLAKKNIEISAKRYFIDAMSAMAMGLFSSLLVGTILNSIGLKLNISFLTETVWPICRDMTGAAIGIAIAHSLKAHTFVLFSATIVGFAGNKLGGPVGVFIATIISTELGKAVSRETKIDLIVTPMVTIISGAVIAALVGPGMASFMIWLGQIIMEATTLQPFWMGVTVSVLVGVILTLPISSAAICMMLSLGGLAGGAATVGCAAQMIGFAVMSYRDNGLGGSFAVGIGTSMLHMPNIIKNPRIWIPPTLAAAVLGPLATIIFKMENIPLGSGMGTCGLVGQIGTITAMDTIGRNGLDTYFAVLLLHFILPALLALFFTFLLRKINWIKDGDLKLDL, from the coding sequence ATGAACCACTCTTTTAAAGCCTTTTTGGCTAAAAAAAACATTGAAATATCGGCAAAACGTTATTTTATTGATGCTATGAGTGCAATGGCAATGGGGCTTTTTTCCTCTCTTTTGGTAGGTACAATTTTAAACAGTATAGGCCTTAAACTTAATATTTCTTTTTTAACCGAAACCGTCTGGCCTATTTGCCGGGATATGACGGGGGCCGCAATCGGTATAGCCATCGCTCATTCGCTAAAAGCCCATACCTTTGTGCTTTTTTCGGCAACAATAGTAGGTTTTGCAGGAAATAAGTTGGGCGGCCCTGTAGGGGTCTTCATAGCAACGATAATCAGCACCGAACTGGGAAAAGCCGTTTCCCGCGAAACTAAGATTGATCTCATAGTTACGCCGATGGTAACGATTATTTCGGGAGCCGTAATTGCTGCACTCGTCGGCCCCGGAATGGCCTCTTTTATGATATGGCTCGGGCAAATTATAATGGAAGCTACTACCTTGCAGCCTTTCTGGATGGGAGTTACCGTTTCGGTTTTGGTAGGCGTAATTCTTACCTTGCCCATAAGCAGTGCCGCAATCTGTATGATGCTTTCCCTTGGAGGGCTCGCAGGAGGAGCTGCCACTGTAGGCTGTGCCGCTCAAATGATAGGCTTTGCGGTTATGAGCTATCGGGATAACGGACTTGGAGGAAGTTTTGCCGTCGGTATAGGTACAAGTATGCTTCACATGCCGAATATTATCAAAAATCCGAGGATATGGATTCCTCCGACTTTGGCGGCGGCTGTTTTAGGCCCCTTGGCTACAATTATCTTTAAAATGGAAAACATCCCTCTAGGTTCAGGAATGGGAACCTGCGGCCTTGTAGGTCAAATCGGCACTATCACTGCAATGGATACTATAGGAAGAAACGGTTTGGACACTTATTTTGCCGTTCTTCTTTTACACTTTATTCTGCCGGCCCTTTTAGCTCTTTTCTTTACCTTTCTTTTACGAAAAATAAATTGGATTAAGGATGGAGATTTAAAGCTGGATCTTTAA
- the lptB gene encoding LPS export ABC transporter ATP-binding protein, with the protein MFDTKSILKVEGLNKFFRKKHAVKDVSFSMNQGEIVGLLGPNGAGKTTTFYMIVGFYKPNAGNIYLDGKKITALPMYKRAHAGISYLPQEASVFRKLTVEQNIYAILETRKDLSKEQKKERLEFLLEEFGITANRKQQAYTLSGGERRRTEIARALAIEPKFLLLDEPFAGIDPIAVHDIKSIVRILANQGIGILITDHNVRDTLEITDRAYIIGSGEIVEQGSKDEILNSEIARKIYLGEEFRM; encoded by the coding sequence ATGTTTGACACAAAGAGCATTTTAAAAGTTGAAGGATTAAATAAATTTTTTAGAAAAAAACATGCCGTAAAGGATGTTAGCTTTTCGATGAATCAGGGAGAAATTGTAGGACTTTTAGGCCCAAACGGAGCCGGAAAAACAACTACATTCTATATGATTGTTGGTTTTTACAAACCGAATGCGGGAAATATTTATCTGGACGGTAAAAAGATAACGGCCTTACCAATGTATAAAAGAGCTCATGCAGGTATTTCTTATTTACCGCAGGAAGCCTCAGTTTTTAGAAAACTTACTGTCGAGCAAAATATTTATGCTATCTTGGAAACACGCAAAGATCTTTCCAAAGAACAAAAAAAAGAAAGACTGGAATTCTTACTTGAAGAGTTCGGAATTACGGCAAACAGAAAGCAACAAGCCTACACTCTTTCCGGAGGAGAAAGAAGACGTACGGAAATAGCACGAGCTTTAGCTATAGAGCCCAAGTTTTTACTTTTAGATGAACCCTTTGCCGGTATTGATCCGATTGCAGTACACGACATAAAAAGCATAGTACGCATTTTAGCTAATCAAGGTATAGGCATCTTGATAACCGACCACAATGTCAGGGACACCTTGGAGATAACCGACAGGGCATACATAATAGGCAGCGGAGAAATTGTAGAACAGGGCTCCAAAGACGAAATTCTAAATTCCGAGATTGCCCGCAAAATCTATCTTGGTGAAGAATTCAGAATGTAA
- a CDS encoding chemotaxis response regulator protein-glutamate methylesterase, with protein MEDIRVLIVDDSALMRNLIGKIIDATPGLKIADKAMNGRFALQKLDRVAPDVIVLDLEMPEMNGIEFLRELKKQNIKIPVVILSSIAKEGAKITMDCLELGACDFITKPSGSESANLNTVSETLSKMLLAYGRRHQIETGTRGGEERRSISEAYKTPLPKPITGVAAEPQKEEKPKAQREPGNIQIIAIGISTGGPNALRQVFASIDKDLPQPIVVVQHMPPGFTKEFASSLDKICPLEVKEAEDGDLIKPGRVLIAPGGKHLVVEKRSLAAVAKVIDAPPQSGHKPSVDVLFESVAKEYQNHALGIIMTGMGKDGAQNITKLFTEGSRTIGQDEASSVVYGMPRVAWEMGGVMEQVSLDNMASVINRYGREFA; from the coding sequence ATGGAAGATATTCGTGTTTTAATAGTGGATGATTCTGCGTTAATGAGGAACCTGATAGGGAAGATTATCGATGCAACCCCCGGCTTAAAAATAGCCGATAAGGCGATGAACGGCCGTTTTGCCCTTCAAAAATTGGATCGTGTAGCTCCTGATGTTATAGTATTGGATTTGGAAATGCCCGAGATGAACGGTATTGAGTTTTTGCGAGAACTTAAAAAACAAAATATAAAGATTCCGGTTGTAATTTTATCCAGTATTGCAAAAGAAGGTGCTAAGATTACAATGGATTGTTTGGAGCTTGGCGCTTGTGACTTTATAACAAAGCCTTCCGGTTCGGAGTCTGCTAATTTAAATACGGTTTCAGAAACTCTTTCGAAAATGTTATTGGCCTATGGCCGGCGTCATCAAATTGAAACAGGCACAAGAGGAGGTGAAGAAAGAAGATCAATTTCGGAAGCCTATAAAACTCCTCTCCCAAAGCCCATTACGGGTGTTGCAGCAGAGCCTCAAAAGGAAGAAAAACCCAAGGCTCAAAGAGAGCCTGGGAATATTCAAATTATCGCCATAGGAATTTCGACAGGCGGCCCCAATGCTTTGCGGCAAGTTTTTGCATCCATCGATAAGGATTTGCCTCAACCAATAGTTGTGGTTCAACATATGCCTCCCGGATTTACAAAAGAATTTGCTTCCAGTTTAGATAAAATATGTCCGCTTGAAGTAAAAGAAGCGGAAGACGGCGATCTTATAAAACCCGGCCGCGTTCTTATTGCTCCCGGCGGAAAACATCTTGTCGTAGAAAAACGCTCTCTTGCCGCGGTTGCAAAGGTTATAGATGCTCCGCCTCAAAGCGGTCATAAACCCAGCGTTGATGTTTTGTTTGAATCGGTTGCAAAGGAATATCAAAATCATGCTCTCGGAATAATAATGACCGGAATGGGAAAGGACGGAGCTCAAAATATTACAAAATTGTTTACTGAAGGTTCCCGTACAATAGGACAGGATGAAGCTTCTTCAGTTGTATACGGTATGCCCCGTGTTGCGTGGGAAATGGGCGGCGTTATGGAACAGGTAAGCCTTGACAACATGGCTTCGGTAATAAACCGTTACGGAAGAGAATTCGCCTAA
- a CDS encoding protein-glutamate O-methyltransferase CheR — translation MSDFLTDQEFRMFSDLIYTASGITFSDTNRSILESRLKEKLRDKKLEKVSDYYAMLIKDSEEQKSLLDSVTTNLTRFFRNQPHFDALENYVIPELVKIKKTAGKNKIKIWSAGCSTGEEPYTIAMVMKKNLPIGFSAEITASDLSLKCLLVGKTGFYQESRVAGIPDDYLKLYFDKLNDGYQVKKDIMQMVNFDYHNLKHDSKHIDFDLVFCRNVLIYFDEPAQKDVIDRFWRAMSPKSFLFIGHSESLFGMDTQFKFMKTDWACFYQKGF, via the coding sequence ATGTCAGATTTTTTAACTGATCAAGAATTCCGTATGTTTAGCGATTTAATATATACCGCAAGCGGTATTACTTTTTCCGATACTAATAGGTCTATTTTGGAAAGCAGGTTAAAAGAAAAACTTAGAGACAAGAAACTTGAAAAAGTTTCGGATTATTATGCGATGCTTATTAAGGACTCTGAAGAGCAAAAGAGCCTTTTGGATTCCGTTACAACAAACCTTACAAGATTTTTTAGAAATCAACCTCACTTTGATGCATTGGAAAATTATGTTATTCCCGAACTCGTAAAGATAAAAAAAACCGCGGGAAAAAATAAGATTAAAATATGGAGTGCAGGTTGCTCGACAGGGGAAGAACCCTATACTATAGCCATGGTAATGAAAAAGAATTTGCCTATAGGGTTTTCCGCCGAAATTACTGCATCGGACTTGTCGCTTAAATGTCTTCTTGTTGGTAAAACCGGGTTTTATCAGGAGTCCAGAGTTGCAGGAATTCCTGATGATTATTTGAAGCTTTATTTCGATAAGTTGAATGACGGTTATCAGGTAAAAAAAGACATAATGCAAATGGTGAATTTTGACTATCATAACTTAAAGCATGATTCAAAGCACATTGATTTTGATTTGGTATTTTGCCGAAATGTTTTGATATATTTTGACGAACCGGCTCAAAAAGACGTTATTGATAGATTTTGGCGGGCTATGTCGCCTAAATCCTTTTTGTTTATAGGCCATTCGGAATCTCTTTTCGGGATGGACACTCAATTTAAGTTTATGAAGACGGATTGGGCCTGTTTTTACCAAAAAGGTTTTTGA
- a CDS encoding LptA/OstA family protein, with protein sequence MKKFPNHKNNKIFILCFFIFFSLSHAAAEISTISFKADKVTASVAENKKSTNLIGNAEIKVDSLTISADRIEIFGKDYRYVNANGSVKGSDTEKGYSFQADLINFDRKTDTVTMFGKIELKDTKNDVTITAENMEYKKKQEVMIIRFSVKIINKDINCISMFALYNRKEAKVELTGRPIVKKAKDEFRAGKISVNLETEDIALDGRVRGSVEQVKEEKDDTDKTENQNESESTQNQEEQSNV encoded by the coding sequence ATGAAGAAATTTCCGAATCACAAGAACAATAAGATTTTTATCTTATGTTTTTTTATATTTTTCTCCCTGTCACATGCCGCAGCTGAAATCTCCACTATAAGTTTCAAAGCAGACAAGGTAACAGCCTCCGTTGCTGAAAATAAAAAATCGACAAATTTAATCGGCAATGCCGAAATCAAAGTAGACAGTTTAACCATATCGGCAGACCGCATTGAAATTTTCGGAAAAGATTATCGGTATGTGAACGCAAACGGCTCGGTAAAGGGCAGCGATACCGAAAAGGGTTATAGTTTTCAGGCAGATCTTATCAACTTTGATAGAAAAACCGATACGGTTACAATGTTCGGAAAAATAGAACTGAAGGATACAAAAAATGATGTAACTATCACTGCCGAAAATATGGAGTACAAAAAAAAACAAGAAGTAATGATCATACGCTTCAGTGTTAAAATAATAAATAAGGATATAAATTGTATTTCGATGTTTGCCCTGTATAATAGAAAAGAGGCGAAGGTTGAGTTAACAGGCCGTCCTATCGTAAAAAAAGCAAAAGACGAATTTAGAGCCGGAAAAATTTCGGTAAATCTGGAGACGGAAGACATAGCTCTGGATGGCCGCGTCAGAGGTTCAGTAGAGCAAGTAAAAGAAGAAAAAGACGACACCGATAAAACCGAAAATCAAAATGAATCAGAATCAACTCAAAATCAAGAGGAACAATCCAATGTTTGA
- a CDS encoding isoamylase, translating to MKKTLGLLFFIALFLPSVFSEKGIEPEVYQKLTESIVRVEAPKIKDGYIIFTSSAKRHIGIAFSHEDYKRIHSFKKLNRSEFEKTIFFYIFPIPDELTEIRYRLVIDGLWSPDPINQNTAFDNLHSMSVSCINVPYKKEYKTGISNKNAVKFTYLGEAKKNIKLAGSFNNWDPFMYDLIEVSPGRYELNLNLPSGTWLYAYFSGGTRLPDTTNKNYVYTVDGRVASVITVK from the coding sequence ATGAAAAAAACACTAGGTCTATTATTTTTTATTGCTCTATTTTTGCCCTCAGTTTTTTCAGAAAAGGGTATTGAACCGGAAGTTTATCAAAAACTAACAGAATCAATCGTAAGAGTTGAAGCGCCCAAAATTAAGGACGGATATATAATCTTTACATCCTCTGCAAAAAGACATATAGGAATAGCTTTTTCACATGAAGATTACAAGCGCATCCATTCTTTTAAAAAACTCAATCGAAGCGAATTCGAAAAAACTATTTTTTTCTATATTTTTCCGATTCCTGATGAGTTAACCGAAATAAGGTATAGGCTTGTAATAGACGGACTTTGGTCGCCAGATCCGATAAATCAGAATACGGCTTTTGATAATCTGCACAGCATGAGCGTTTCCTGCATTAATGTTCCCTATAAAAAAGAATATAAAACCGGAATAAGCAATAAAAATGCAGTAAAATTTACCTATTTGGGAGAAGCTAAAAAAAACATAAAACTTGCGGGTTCATTTAATAACTGGGATCCTTTTATGTATGATCTAATCGAAGTTTCTCCCGGAAGATATGAACTAAATTTGAACTTACCCTCAGGCACTTGGCTCTACGCTTATTTTTCAGGCGGAACCCGGCTGCCCGATACTACAAATAAAAATTATGTATATACCGTTGACGGTCGTGTAGCTTCAGTTATTACGGTTAAGTAA
- the murA gene encoding UDP-N-acetylglucosamine 1-carboxyvinyltransferase has translation MHEYIIQGGFPVKGTIKASGNKNAALPCIAAAILSEEPIILKNIPEIEDVFVMLQVFEALGGHYEKIEKNVFKLQIEKVKTSKIPEDLASKIRASILFAGPLLARTGKAILPPPGGDVIGRRRLDTHFLALTELGARVETDQNFSFIAHKLKGEDIFLDEASVTATENAIMAASLAEGTTIITNAASEPHVQELCNMLNKMGAKISGVGSNILTIEGVKKLGGTEHRIGPDYMEIGSFIGLASVTRGQLKITDVEPRDMRPLKVAFGKLGIGWTLEGTTLTVPDKQKMQVNCDLGGMIPKIDDAPWPGFPPDLTSIMTVIATQVEGTVLIHEKMFESRMFFVDKLIGMGARITLCDPHRAVISGPSSLHGSDLVSPDVRAGMAMVIAACCARGESIIRNVYQIERGYEHLVERLKSIGVKIEVREK, from the coding sequence ATGCACGAATATATTATACAAGGCGGCTTCCCTGTAAAGGGAACAATAAAAGCAAGCGGAAATAAAAATGCTGCCCTTCCCTGCATTGCCGCAGCCATTCTTTCGGAAGAACCTATAATTTTAAAAAACATTCCGGAAATTGAAGATGTTTTTGTAATGCTTCAAGTCTTTGAAGCATTAGGAGGGCATTACGAAAAAATAGAAAAAAACGTATTCAAGCTTCAAATCGAAAAAGTAAAAACAAGCAAGATACCGGAAGATTTAGCCTCAAAAATAAGAGCCTCCATTTTATTTGCAGGCCCTCTTTTAGCAAGAACAGGCAAGGCCATTTTGCCTCCTCCCGGAGGAGATGTTATAGGCCGCCGAAGATTAGACACTCATTTTTTGGCCTTAACCGAATTGGGCGCCAGAGTCGAAACGGATCAAAATTTTTCTTTCATCGCTCATAAATTAAAGGGTGAAGATATTTTCTTGGATGAAGCTTCCGTTACCGCAACCGAAAACGCTATCATGGCAGCAAGCCTTGCAGAAGGAACAACCATCATTACAAATGCAGCAAGCGAGCCTCATGTTCAAGAGCTTTGTAATATGTTAAACAAAATGGGCGCAAAAATTAGCGGAGTCGGCTCAAATATATTGACAATTGAAGGAGTCAAAAAATTAGGCGGAACGGAACACCGAATAGGTCCGGACTATATGGAAATAGGTTCTTTTATAGGACTTGCATCGGTTACAAGGGGACAGCTTAAAATAACTGACGTGGAACCGAGGGATATGAGACCCTTAAAAGTAGCTTTCGGTAAACTAGGCATAGGCTGGACTCTTGAAGGAACAACGCTGACCGTTCCCGATAAACAAAAAATGCAGGTAAACTGTGACCTCGGCGGAATGATTCCTAAAATCGATGATGCTCCATGGCCCGGCTTTCCGCCTGATCTGACAAGTATTATGACGGTAATAGCAACGCAGGTTGAAGGAACGGTTTTAATTCACGAAAAGATGTTCGAATCAAGAATGTTTTTTGTAGATAAACTCATAGGTATGGGAGCACGCATTACCTTGTGTGATCCCCACCGTGCAGTTATTTCCGGCCCAAGCTCACTCCATGGAAGCGACTTGGTTTCACCGGATGTAAGGGCCGGTATGGCAATGGTGATAGCGGCCTGTTGTGCCCGCGGAGAAAGCATTATCAGAAACGTCTATCAGATAGAGCGCGGTTATGAGCATTTGGTTGAACGCTTAAAATCCATAGGCGTAAAAATCGAAGTTAGAGAAAAATAA
- the pth gene encoding aminoacyl-tRNA hydrolase, protein MIDLIAFLGNYGKKYENTRHNAAWVLCDLIDIGTNAVWQSKFKGQYAKASPSITGGRVIHLLKPETYMNLSGESVISAASFFRLKPENILIVHDELELKPGIISFKWGGGLGGHNGLRSVKSVLNTADFFRLRIGIGRPDFSSQGGDSSPDISGYVLSRFAQSELETIKSQVSNVNSFFKELLEAEEAQTLIKKWAKVLPPQSGVLIS, encoded by the coding sequence ATGATAGACTTAATCGCTTTTTTGGGTAATTACGGAAAAAAATATGAGAACACAAGGCATAATGCAGCTTGGGTTTTATGTGATTTAATAGACATAGGAACAAATGCCGTATGGCAGAGTAAATTTAAAGGACAATACGCAAAGGCATCTCCTTCCATAACAGGAGGAAGAGTAATCCATTTGTTAAAGCCCGAAACCTATATGAACCTATCTGGAGAAAGCGTAATTTCAGCCGCTTCCTTTTTTAGATTAAAGCCTGAAAATATTTTGATAGTGCATGATGAGCTGGAGTTAAAACCCGGCATTATCAGCTTTAAATGGGGAGGAGGCCTTGGAGGACACAACGGCCTGCGCTCTGTAAAATCGGTTTTAAATACGGCAGATTTTTTCCGTTTGAGGATAGGAATAGGCCGGCCGGATTTTTCTTCTCAAGGAGGAGATTCTTCGCCCGATATTTCAGGTTATGTCCTTTCCCGTTTTGCACAATCAGAATTGGAAACCATAAAAAGCCAGGTATCCAATGTAAATTCTTTTTTCAAAGAACTGCTTGAAGCCGAAGAAGCTCAAACTCTTATAAAAAAATGGGCCAAGGTTCTGCCTCCTCAAAGCGGAGTACTTATCTCTTAA